The following are encoded in a window of Solibacillus sp. FSL R7-0668 genomic DNA:
- the adh gene encoding aldehyde dehydrogenase, whose protein sequence is MAEVNVLTGVYANPNTEGALVHFKERYDNFIGGEWVAPVNGEYFDNITPVTGKVFTQVARSTEADIELALDAAHAAKDAWGTTSVTVRSNILLKIADRIEQNLELLAVAETWDNGKAIRETLNADLPLAIDHFRYFAGALRAQEGSLSQVDENTVAYHFHEPIGVVGQIIPWNFPLLMAVWKLAPALAAGNCVVLKPAEQTPASILVLAELIGDLLPPGVLNIVNGFGLEAGKPLASSPRIGKIAFTGETTTGRLIMQYASQNLIPVTLELGGKSPNIFFEDIMDADDAFLDKAVEGFVLFALNQGEVCTCPSRALIQESIYDKFMERVLKRVEAIQVGNPLDPNTMMGAQASSEQMEKILSYLQIGKEEGAECLIGGEKNELGGDLAEGYYIKPTVFKGHNKMRIFQEEIFGPVVAVTTFKTKEEALEIANDTLYGLGSGVWTRDMNTAYRFGRGIEAGRVWTNCYHAYPAHAAFGGYKMSGIGRETHKMMLGHYQQTKNLLVSYDENRLGFF, encoded by the coding sequence ATGGCAGAGGTTAATGTATTAACAGGAGTTTATGCTAATCCAAATACGGAGGGTGCGCTTGTACATTTTAAGGAACGCTATGACAATTTTATTGGTGGCGAATGGGTTGCACCGGTAAATGGTGAGTACTTCGATAATATTACACCTGTAACAGGTAAAGTATTTACACAGGTTGCTCGTTCTACAGAAGCAGATATTGAATTAGCTTTAGATGCGGCTCATGCGGCGAAGGATGCTTGGGGAACAACATCGGTAACCGTCCGAAGTAATATCTTGCTAAAAATTGCAGACCGTATTGAACAAAATTTAGAACTGTTAGCTGTTGCAGAAACTTGGGACAATGGTAAAGCCATCCGTGAAACATTAAATGCCGATTTGCCACTTGCGATTGATCATTTCCGTTATTTTGCGGGTGCATTAAGAGCACAAGAAGGTTCATTAAGCCAAGTGGATGAAAATACAGTTGCCTATCACTTCCACGAACCAATTGGCGTAGTTGGACAAATTATTCCTTGGAATTTCCCGCTCTTAATGGCGGTATGGAAACTAGCCCCTGCTCTTGCTGCTGGAAACTGTGTTGTTCTTAAACCGGCTGAGCAAACACCCGCGTCCATTTTAGTATTAGCTGAGTTAATTGGTGATTTATTACCTCCGGGTGTCTTAAATATTGTAAACGGTTTCGGCTTAGAAGCAGGAAAGCCATTAGCATCGAGCCCACGTATCGGTAAAATTGCCTTTACAGGTGAAACGACAACAGGTCGCTTAATTATGCAATACGCATCCCAAAATTTAATTCCTGTAACATTAGAGCTTGGTGGAAAATCGCCTAATATATTCTTTGAGGATATTATGGATGCAGACGATGCCTTTTTAGATAAGGCAGTAGAAGGTTTTGTCTTATTTGCTCTGAACCAAGGTGAAGTATGTACATGCCCATCGCGTGCGCTTATTCAAGAATCCATTTACGATAAATTTATGGAGCGCGTCTTAAAGCGTGTAGAGGCGATTCAAGTAGGAAATCCACTTGATCCAAATACAATGATGGGTGCACAAGCTTCATCGGAGCAAATGGAAAAAATCCTATCCTATTTACAAATTGGTAAAGAAGAGGGCGCAGAATGCTTAATTGGTGGCGAGAAAAATGAGCTTGGCGGCGATTTAGCAGAAGGCTATTATATTAAGCCAACAGTATTTAAAGGTCATAACAAAATGCGCATTTTCCAAGAAGAGATTTTTGGTCCAGTTGTCGCGGTTACAACATTTAAAACAAAAGAAGAAGCACTTGAAATTGCCAACGATACATTATATGGCTTAGGCTCGGGTGTTTGGACGCGTGATATGAATACAGCGTATCGCTTCGGACGTGGTATTGAAGCGGGGCGTGTATGGACAAACTGCTACCATGCCTACCCAGCACACGCAGCGTTTGGCGGCTACAAAATGAGTGGTATTGGTCGTGAAACACATAAAATGATGTTAGGTCATTATCAACAAACGAAAAACCTATTAGTAAGTTATGATGAAAACCGCTTAGGCTTCTTCTAA